Proteins encoded within one genomic window of Nitrospirae bacterium YQR-1:
- a CDS encoding Uma2 family endonuclease, with protein MIPETIETDLVLTEIINGKETMGPSPFDKHQDIVGNLYDIIRHHVKTNKLGKVYLSPLDVIFEEGINRVQPDILFIRKENMPIVRGWVRGVPDMVCEIVSPWSYERDTLVKRDIYERYKVPEYWIVLPEFMSVQILTIENDKYKLHSVAAIEGIVTSKAIEGLQININDIFE; from the coding sequence ATGATTCCGGAAACTATAGAGACAGACCTGGTTTTAACTGAAATCATCAACGGAAAGGAAACAATGGGGCCTAGTCCGTTTGATAAACATCAGGATATTGTAGGCAATCTATACGATATTATACGCCACCACGTAAAGACTAATAAATTAGGTAAAGTTTATTTATCACCCCTTGATGTAATCTTTGAGGAAGGGATTAACCGGGTTCAGCCTGACATACTGTTTATCAGGAAGGAGAATATGCCAATTGTACGTGGTTGGGTACGAGGTGTGCCGGACATGGTTTGCGAGATAGTTTCTCCATGGAGTTACGAAAGGGATACATTGGTTAAGAGGGACATTTATGAGAGATACAAAGTACCTGAGTACTGGATAGTCCTGCCTGAGTTTATGAGTGTTCAGATTTTAACAATTGAAAACGATAAATATAAGTTACATTCAGTAGCAGCAATTGAAGGCATTGTTACATCTAAAGCCATAGAAGGACTTCAAATTAACATTAATGATATATTTGAGTAA
- a CDS encoding zinc ribbon domain-containing protein, whose amino-acid sequence MPIYEYNCEKCNEDFELIVFSTTVVKCPNCENKDVRKKMSLFGMGGGKSSPEGMSGGGGKSCSGCSSSNCSTC is encoded by the coding sequence ATGCCGATTTATGAGTATAACTGTGAAAAATGCAATGAGGACTTTGAACTAATAGTGTTTAGCACTACGGTGGTTAAATGCCCAAATTGTGAAAATAAAGATGTAAGAAAGAAGATGTCGCTCTTTGGAATGGGTGGCGGTAAATCGTCGCCGGAGGGTATGTCCGGTGGTGGCGGTAAAAGTTGTAGCGGTTGTTCGTCAAGCAACTGTAGCACGTGTTGA